DNA from Triticum dicoccoides isolate Atlit2015 ecotype Zavitan unplaced genomic scaffold, WEW_v2.0 scaffold60699, whole genome shotgun sequence:
TTCATGTCTTTCTCTTTCACATAAGTAAAAATGCCATTGAAGCGATATAAGCTGATTATTGTACTTGTTCTAAGTCCACTATTGCTCCCCAACATTTGGGCTGAAAAGACACATATAGCCTTAGTCCCTGCTGCAACTCCAATCATTCATCGGTGCGTCAGTCCCTCCAAGTTGGCACCGACGTGACCAAAATGCAGTACCCAGCCTCTAACGTCCTGAACCATCGCGGGGGCAGGCCCGTCATTTCCAGCCTCCCAGTCGCCCATGGCTATATCATCCGCCCTCGTCATGGCCCTATCCCGTCCCTGTCCCAGCAGATGAACACACACACCCAGCGATAAACCTAAAAATTCATTTTTTGTTTTATTACAAAAGGATAAAAAAGAATAGACGAAAATAGAAACAAAAAGCGGTTGCGGGAGAGGATAAATCCCAGAACGGGGAGCGGAAAATAGTCGGAAAAAGATTAATCATTTCTTCCTGCTGTCCGCAGGGAGAGAAAAAGGGTAGTACGCTCGCCCCGTCCGTCCCTTATATTTTCCGGGGGGATCCATCTCCGTTCTGCTTGGGCGGCGTCTTCTGAGGCGCAGGCTTTCCCCCCCTCCGCTCTACCCCGGCGGCCGATTCGCGCCCCCCTCGCTCGACCCTCCAGGTGCGTCCCGTCCCGCCCCCCGTTTCCGCGCTGTTTTGGCGGATTTTCCCGTGATTTTTTCGTGTTGGGTAATGGTGATCTGTCGAATTAAGGGCAGATCTGGGCGGCGGGCGGGCTGGGACGGCGGGTTCTAGGGTTTGGGGCGCGTGGCTCGGGTGAATTGGTTGCGTGCGCGTGCCCGATTTGAGGGGAAAAGCGCGTTCTTTCAATGATTTCCAGGGAGGGATTTTTtttttcttcgtcctccgggaagtTTAGTCCGCTGCTAATCATGCAACTGTTGACTTTCTACTCGATTCGCTTTCTCCGTTGATATATGCCTGCGAATTCTACCGCGTGTTGACTTCGTTCCATTTACTGCGGATTTTCTCGTCATGTCTGCTTATAATTATTCCCAAAGTGCCCAGAAACCAGAACGGGCAAATATATGTGTAGCTGGAAATATGCTGTGGTGCTAATGGAATGGAAATTGCGGAAGGCTTCCTAGATTTGCAGCAATTCCTGTTGTGTTTGGCAACTGCTCTTACCATTCTGACTTGTGTAGGAGGTTCTAGACGTGCTTGGCTGTTTGCTCCATGTGCAATTCGTTTCAGCGAGACCGTGCGTGGTTGCTGATGTTGTTGTTGGCATTCTGTTTACAGGTCAGGGAGGCTTCTCTCCTAGGAGAGGATCAATGTCCAATTATCACGACGATCACGTCGAAGACATGGAGGATGATTATGACATGGACGACCCCGCTGAGGACATGGTTGACGCCCACCACGAGCGAGGTTTAAGAGACTCCGATTCGGAGGATGACGAGTATGCCCATTCGGTATGTCCATCAGTTGTTATTTTGTATTGTTGTGATCGCTGCAATTGGAATTAGGTGTTACGTATAAATGCAGGTCTTGTTGTTTTATCAGAAGCTTGAGCATTTTTTCACTGATGCTAGATTCGCTTACGTAGTCCTCATGCTATTTGTCGTATACTAGATAGTAACATGGAGCACCTGACTCGGGCAGTGGTTTTTCATTCTCTTATCTGGAGAGGAATGGACAAACGACAATGATCTCATGCTTGGGGAGTGTTACGTAGTACGCATGCTGCTTGTCGTATGCTACATATTAACATGGAGCTTACCTGGATCAGTTATGTGAACATATAAATGACTTGATTGTAGCATTGATTGGCCATTCTCTTATTTAGAGGGGGATGAACAGAATGACAGCGGTCTTACGCTTGGGAGCGTTACGTTATCCTGATGCTGTTTGTCCTATACTACATATTAACATGGAGCAGACCTGGATAGGTTATATGAACATATAAATGATTTGCTTGTGGCATTGATTGGTCATTCTCTTATTTAGGGAGGGATGAACAAAACGACAACGGTCTCATGCTTGGGAGCGTGTATTATTTAGAGGGTTGTCTGGAGTGATGGAGCTTGTTGTTTTAGACGGTTGCACACTGTCACATGTCTTGTAGCGTTCATTCACCTACTCTTTTTATGTACACAGCTATCTGTTACAAGATTATGCCTCTCTTCTCATGATATCAACTTGCCATGCATGTGTAATAtgcttccactgttccgtttattctgGCTTCCATTTCTAAACCACTAGTTTGTTTGAACTATCGACATAGGATAAATAAACCAGTTATTTCTCTTACCAATTTTCTAACTTTACTTGCCAACCTTGAACTTTACCAATAAGAGTTTACATATATGCGATTTGTTTCTGTTGTTTCTAATTTACCGTTGTTTTAACTACATAAACCATGCTGCAGTTCTCTAAATGTTTGTTCTTCCTTCTCTGTTTAGAATGATAAGATCCCAGATACTTCGGCAGCGGATGCAAGAAAAGGGAAAGACATCCAAGGAATACCATGGGAGAGGCTAGCTATCACAAGGGAAAACTACAGACAGACCAGATTAGAGCAGTACAAAAACTATGAGAACATTCCTAATTCTGGAGAAGCAGCAGCCAAGGTGTGTGCCTTGTAGAAAGTTCAGCAGCTTACGCAAAGTTTTCTGTCTGTTAACAGCTGACATGTTGTCTTGACACAGGAATGCAAACCGACTGTGAAAGGTGGAATGTATTATGAATTCAGACAAAATACTAGATCAGTAAAATCAACCATCCTACATTTTCAGGTGGGTTCATTCTGCCTCGCCACCCGTCCCCAGCACGCACACCATCACACATTATTGTGTTGCCAAATAATCATCAAATGCAATTGTTTGTGTATCTTTTCATTGGCACACCTTTCTTGATGCTCCATGATAAGATTATGATGTACTGATCACTAATGCAATCATATTCATATGTGCTAAGCTACTCTATTAGCCAACATCCAGTTTGATATTTTGTCTTCACAATCTTAGATGAACCATCTCCTTGAGTATATTGGAGTCAAAGAATAAAGCAGTTGCAAAATTGCTAAGCTTAACTCCATATTTGACTGTTATTTTGGTccactacttcatgcttgattgcaaATTCTAACTTCTAGTTTGAAGAAAATTGCATCAATGCTTTTAGCTGTATTGGTATATATTAGTTTCTAAAGCTTGTAGTAATAACTTAAGTTGAATTAAACATTTTAGAGCATGAAATGCTTGCTTGAAAATTTAGAAGTTGTTTGCATGATGAAATGTATCCGTATATTAAAAAGAGAGGAAGGTGGTCCTTAACATAAGGACCTAGGCTGGTCCTTGTATCTTTGGGGTTAATTCAAGTTACATGGCTGTTTGGAGAACCTTTTACCATAGGGATTCAACTTGTTGAAAGGTGTCTGCAAGTCCTGATTATGTTTCTCTGCCTATAATCTGTGTAACCTAAACTGTTGCTGTGTTTGATCTAACCATTTGCATTTGGTCTCAGATTCTTAACTGATGTTTTTCCCATTCCTTGCACAATTTTGATTCTGTGACTTTCAAGAGCGTGAAACAATTGACATGATTTGTGCCTGCAGCTGAGAAATTTAGTATGGGCTACATCCAAGCATGACGTCTACCTAATGTCACATTACTCAGTGCTTCACTGGTCAGCGTTGAGTGGTGTGGACACTGAACTTATGAATGTCCAAGGTCATGTGGCACCAAGGGAGGTATGGTGCATGATTGTACTTCATAATCTGTCTCAATTTTTCACATCCTGTAGAGCTTGTCTCAGTCTTCTTTTAATGTTTGTGGATCTCTTATTTCAGAAGCACCCTGGAAGTCTATTAGAGGGTTTTTCTCAGACTCAAGTTAGTACCTTGGCAGTCAAGGACAATTTGCTGGTAGCTGGTGGATTTCAAGGGGAGCTAATCTGCAAGGTAGGTTGCCCAAAGTAACTTGAATCTTTTTGAATCTATATAAATCTGCTATCTCTGGCGTGGTGACAAACTTCCATTATTTGTGATGTCAATAACATTCGTTTACTGCATACTCACCTAGCTCCTTGCTCTTAGTGCACCATTGATTCTAACCACTAGACTAATAGCTAAAGGGATTGAGGATTTTATGGTGGGATGCTTGTGGTGGACCAATATAATCACTGATTACCTGGGTGGTTGGGACTGTACCTCAAAAGAGTCTGATATTGTTGGATTCAAAGTACTTGAGCCTGTTTCTTCAAGAGTAAAATCTATAAAAAGATCATGTTTGGTGTTCAATAAACTCTTTGCAAAAGAATAGTTCTTTTTTTCATTCTGAAAATTTTGCTGAAAATCACTAATTGATGACGACTAATTACTGTTTTTTTCatttgctatgattttgtgtgtGTGCTGAAATGTAATATTGATTTTTACCACTTCTGTTGATGTGGAATGCAGCACCTTGATCGAGAAGGAATAAGCTTTTGCTGTCGAACAACATATGATGATAATGCTATTACTAATGCAGTTGAGATATTCAATACTGCTAGGTAATGTGATGTCCCCATTATTAGGTTGTGACCTTGTTGAGTGTGTGTTCATGATAGTTCTTGTTTTCCTTCCAGTGGTGCTGTTCATTTCATGGCATCGAATAATGACTCCGGTGTAAGGGATTATGACATGGAGAGATTCCAGTTATGCAAGCACTTTCAGTTTGATTGGCCAGTGAATGTAAGTTCCTTTGTTTATTTCTACTACTTTTCTTGTGTTGCGAACCTGGAACACTAAATGTTTTTTACCTCTTGCTGCATGTGGTTATGATCTTGTGCTGTTGTTTCACTCAATATGCTTAGTTTTGGCATCTTG
Protein-coding regions in this window:
- the LOC119347224 gene encoding uncharacterized protein LOC119347224 → MSNYHDDHVEDMEDDYDMDDPAEDMVDAHHERGLRDSDSEDDEYAHSNDKIPDTSAADARKGKDIQGIPWERLAITRENYRQTRLEQYKNYENIPNSGEAAAKECKPTVKGGMYYEFRQNTRSVKSTILHFQLRNLVWATSKHDVYLMSHYSVLHWSALSGVDTELMNVQGHVAPREKHPGSLLEGFSQTQVSTLAVKDNLLVAGGFQGELICKHLDREGISFCCRTTYDDNAITNAVEIFNTASGAVHFMASNNDSGVRDYDMERFQLCKHFQFDWPVNV